TTTTCTTCGCACCAACTCAAAGGAACTCTAAACAAACAACTTGTTTTGTCTTTTGAACTTCCTTGTCCTGACATTGGTGCCATTACAGAAAAAATTCAGACCCAAAATGAAGAGTGGTTTTCTGAATGCGAACCAGGGGAACCTGTGGTTTCGGAAATGTTTCGGCATTCAGAGTCCAGTTTCCAAAGGTTTCTGGAATGGGAAAATCCGAAAGAAACGTTTCTTTGTCCCCGGTCGGAGTCTTTGGGTTGGGAAAAAGAAGGTTCTAAAACTTCTTTTCGTTCTGAGGATTTTTCGAAACGGACCAAGTTGATCCTTCCGAAAGGGATTGTCCTTTTTTCAGATGAACCAAAGTTTCATGGAATTTCCCTTCCCAAAGAATATGGATCAAATATTGGAACTAAAACAAAGATTTGGTGGGGAAATTCAGAATATATAGATTCCGAATTTAATTTCCGCCAAGGGGATGAATTTTTTTCTAACGAGTTTCATCCTGTATCTTGCCGAGACCAATTTCAGTTTTGGACTGGGACGGATCGATTTTGCGGAAACCCAGGGTTACCAAATCAATTCCAAATCAAACCGAAAGAAGGTGGTTTTCCTAGTTGTTCCTCTGGACAATTTCAAATTACTGAATTTTATCCTGGGAACCAATTTGATTCCCAATTTCCATTCCCTAGTTTTTTTGAATTTCAAAACAAAGGAGAAAGTTGTGACGCATCTTCTCTCAACTGGATTTACAATGATACCATATATCCTCTGTCTGCTGATGAATGGGTGATTCAATCCAATTCCTATTTTATCATTTCAAAAAAACTTTGGTTTGGTTGGGATCTTAAAGCAAAAGAAAAACCTTTTTCGATTCCCAAATTTGTTTTCCAAATTCCAAAATTCGTTTGGGAAGATCGAAAGAGTCAGGAAAAAAAAGAATTCCTACCCAATTCTCGTATTTTTCATTTACTTCGTTTTAACCAACAAAATCGATATTCAATCGTTCGGGAATCGGAAATGGAATTTCCCCATCCAAGAGAAGGTTCTTCATCGGAATTTTTGGATTACGGGTTTCAATTTAGTCCAGGGAAACCAAACAAACATTTTGCGAGTTATATTTCTACAGATTTATTAGAGTATGGACCGAATCAATCTCCGTTTTTGGATTTTGGATTCCAAGGTAGAGAAGAAGGCCTTGTCTTATTCGAAAGAGAAAACGGAAATCAATTTTTATTTTGGAAACCGGAAGGCAAAACCATCCTAACTTTAGGAACAGAGCCCTCTGTTTGTAATGGAATTTTATTTTATCAATTACCTGATGATTTTTTTACGAATACCCTCTCTTCACTGCGTTTTTTAGGGATTCAAAATACCTCCCCAACTTTACTTTCTTGGGATCCAAAGTTTGCAAAAGAAAAAACTTTGGGGGAAACGAGGTCTTTGCACCCAGAACCAAATCCAATCCAATTTTCCAATTCACTGGTTCCTTCGACTCTTTGTTCCGGGGATTGGAGGAGCCCAGGTATGGCGAAAGAACGTAGCTTAGAAATTGAAAAATTAAATATTCAGGGAAGATATTTTACTAACTTATCTTTAGGGAGCCAAACGAATGTTCAACTAGGTAATGGAAACTTGAAAATTCCGATATCCTACGTATCGCTTGGAAATCAGAATTATCAATTAAATGATATCGGTTTATCTTCTTTTTTTTCTGAAGAACAACTTTATTCTTATTGGTCAGATCCCTCCTTAATTAAATCAAAAAGTTTTTTGGAACGTAAAGGTCCCGTTCAAATCGAAGCAATTTTTCCTAATCCAAAAGATTCACAAAACGAATGGATTTATATTTGTAACCGATCGGATGCATCAGAAGATTTAAGTTTGTATTTGGTTGAAGATGAAGTCTCTGTTGATGAACTTACTTCTTACCAATCTCGTTTTCCTAGCGTCACTCCATTGGGAAAAAACGGCCAAAAATTCCAAACCAATCGCACGATTCTTGATCCGAATGTTTGTGCCTGGATTGTTGATCCTGATGGTAAGGATTGGTTTTTACCCATTTTTCATTCTGAATCAGATTTACTTCTCACTGTCAAAACAACACAAACGATTGGAAACGGAATTTCTTCAGGAGAATTCATCCAGTTACGAAAAAAACAAGCACAGCAGTCCATCCTGATCTCTTCCTTTGGACAAAAAGAAAGTTTTTCTTCGTTTTACCTTCCCGTCATCACTGGGGAATTTCTTTGGTTAAAATCTGGTGCTTCCGGGATGTCTCCTCTTGATTATGAAATTTTTCGCGAGGAATTTTGAACTCGTTACAAAAGTTTTTTGTTACTAGCTTATTTGTATTAGCTGGTAATAGGTCAGTCCAAGCCGTCGGAGTTGAAGTCGGAATTTTAGGGTATGAATTTTTTTTTAAAGAGAAAAAACAGACATATCAATTTCAATCGCCAGGATGGGATTTTCAAATCCATCAGATGGGAAGAGAATTTCAGGATACATCTTATTTGAACAGAGTTTCCGGTGAATCTATGTTTGTCGGTCTGAAAGATAAAAATAAAAGAGAAAAGGTTGTCTGGGATTTAAATATTCAATTAACATCAGGGAAAGAAACAGGTCTTAGGCCTTTTTATTTAGGAAAAAATCATTATATCGGTTACGAAACCTCAAAGTTTCTTTTCGGTCTTGGTCGTAGAGAACATTTATTCCGTCCAAAAAGTTTTGGATCAAGTTACGATGGTGGGGATGGAGTCTTTTTGGAATTTCTTCCGCAACCAAATCTCACCCTTCAGTTTTTTCTTTGGGATCATTATTCGGGTGTCATCTTACTTGAAAAAGACAGGTTTCGAACTTTTCTGCCAATCCCCGTTGAAGAGGAAAATATCGATATAGCTTTTAGAAATCAGAACCGTGGAACAAACGTTAATCATCACAGAAGGCATTCGTTTGGTCTTATTTATGGAGAGTATCTTTCCCTTCGTTTGGGCATTCAGTATGTAGAACTGGGTAGTTGGGGGAAACATGTAAAAGACCACACAAAAGAAACAAAAACATCAGGGGCGGATGGGGATTCGCTCCTCAACGGCAATGTTGGATTTCGATTTGATGCAGAAATCTGGGATATCCAATTTGATTTTTTATGGGCAAAGGGAAACGACAGAACCAATTCAAAAGTTGCTGCCCAATCCAGTTCGATTCCGATTGCGGGTGAAGCAATCCAATTGGGATCAGAATTTCGTTATGGAGGTTTATTAGTCCGCAGTTCTCATTTTATTTCTGATAGAGAAGAAAGGAATCAAAAGAACCAAATCATCCGAGATGGTTATGTATCAATGGGTTCCCACCCTGCACAAACACCATATCTATCACAAATCTTTCGTATTTTCCCATCGGCGGCCTTAACGGAAGGTGGATATGAAAAA
This genomic stretch from Leptospira meyeri harbors:
- a CDS encoding LIC11755 family lipoprotein produces the protein MQKQIKILLFFLLCSCQNKEETPFFMFGGPFGDSPYLEFQYGNLEEEGNVIEDTNQLGYESGLLCIYSLPLSLYRRELGGKFRICWKTDESIFEKWRLGFSILEEEKNEYTSWLEKGKGWSATLKEYGNWKKESDKLGFVLDWDSQIWSNGFVTYQTFGLPHPIFLQRTVDQCEVLFSSHQLKGTLNKQLVLSFELPCPDIGAITEKIQTQNEEWFSECEPGEPVVSEMFRHSESSFQRFLEWENPKETFLCPRSESLGWEKEGSKTSFRSEDFSKRTKLILPKGIVLFSDEPKFHGISLPKEYGSNIGTKTKIWWGNSEYIDSEFNFRQGDEFFSNEFHPVSCRDQFQFWTGTDRFCGNPGLPNQFQIKPKEGGFPSCSSGQFQITEFYPGNQFDSQFPFPSFFEFQNKGESCDASSLNWIYNDTIYPLSADEWVIQSNSYFIISKKLWFGWDLKAKEKPFSIPKFVFQIPKFVWEDRKSQEKKEFLPNSRIFHLLRFNQQNRYSIVRESEMEFPHPREGSSSEFLDYGFQFSPGKPNKHFASYISTDLLEYGPNQSPFLDFGFQGREEGLVLFERENGNQFLFWKPEGKTILTLGTEPSVCNGILFYQLPDDFFTNTLSSLRFLGIQNTSPTLLSWDPKFAKEKTLGETRSLHPEPNPIQFSNSLVPSTLCSGDWRSPGMAKERSLEIEKLNIQGRYFTNLSLGSQTNVQLGNGNLKIPISYVSLGNQNYQLNDIGLSSFFSEEQLYSYWSDPSLIKSKSFLERKGPVQIEAIFPNPKDSQNEWIYICNRSDASEDLSLYLVEDEVSVDELTSYQSRFPSVTPLGKNGQKFQTNRTILDPNVCAWIVDPDGKDWFLPIFHSESDLLLTVKTTQTIGNGISSGEFIQLRKKQAQQSILISSFGQKESFSSFYLPVITGEFLWLKSGASGMSPLDYEIFREEF
- a CDS encoding LA_2168 family protein; translation: MNSLQKFFVTSLFVLAGNRSVQAVGVEVGILGYEFFFKEKKQTYQFQSPGWDFQIHQMGREFQDTSYLNRVSGESMFVGLKDKNKREKVVWDLNIQLTSGKETGLRPFYLGKNHYIGYETSKFLFGLGRREHLFRPKSFGSSYDGGDGVFLEFLPQPNLTLQFFLWDHYSGVILLEKDRFRTFLPIPVEEENIDIAFRNQNRGTNVNHHRRHSFGLIYGEYLSLRLGIQYVELGSWGKHVKDHTKETKTSGADGDSLLNGNVGFRFDAEIWDIQFDFLWAKGNDRTNSKVAAQSSSIPIAGEAIQLGSEFRYGGLLVRSSHFISDREERNQKNQIIRDGYVSMGSHPAQTPYLSQIFRIFPSAALTEGGYEKNYALREGRSFGYLSELVLQFTYHQVLLKLIGTYFLPYQVTRPSDGRISFQKRDFEVFYIGEGLLELSLKEDSSFELGIGLSQLFVPDSFALKSNFGYIFGRLEI